A stretch of the Fusobacterium varium genome encodes the following:
- the phnW gene encoding 2-aminoethylphosphonate--pyruvate aminotransferase, which yields MRTLEECLEKPYLLLTPGPLTTSNEVKMAMLKDWCTWDKEYNNIVQEIREKLVKLAVPSGNYNKYTSVLMQGSGSFGVESVIGTAISKNGKLLILSNGAYGNRMGEIAKVLKINYTIEKFGDKEAIDINKVKEILENDSSITHVSVVHSETTSGILNPIEKIGELVKEFNKIYIVDAMSSFGGIEIDIEEVRADFIISSSNKCIQGVPGFSFIVCRKDILEKCSGQARSLSLDLYSQWKVMEENNGKWRFTSPTHTVRAFYQALLELEKEGGVIEREKRYRKNNTILREGMKKLGFKSLIPEEYQSPIITTFFAPKSPDYNFEDFYYKLKKEGFVIYPGKVTDIESFRIGNIGEVYPDDIYALLKAVEKAVK from the coding sequence ATGCGCACTTTAGAAGAATGTTTAGAAAAACCATATCTACTTTTAACACCTGGACCTTTAACAACAAGCAATGAAGTAAAAATGGCAATGCTTAAAGACTGGTGTACTTGGGATAAGGAATATAACAACATTGTACAAGAAATAAGAGAAAAATTGGTAAAATTAGCTGTACCATCTGGAAATTATAATAAATATACTTCTGTTCTTATGCAGGGCAGTGGTTCTTTTGGAGTAGAATCTGTCATTGGTACTGCTATCTCTAAAAATGGTAAGTTATTAATTTTATCAAATGGAGCTTATGGAAATAGAATGGGAGAAATTGCCAAAGTTTTAAAAATTAATTATACTATAGAAAAATTTGGTGATAAAGAAGCTATAGATATTAACAAAGTAAAAGAAATCCTTGAAAATGACTCAAGTATAACCCATGTTTCAGTTGTACACAGTGAAACTACAAGCGGAATCTTAAATCCTATTGAAAAAATAGGTGAATTAGTTAAGGAATTTAATAAAATATATATTGTAGATGCTATGTCAAGTTTTGGTGGAATAGAAATAGATATTGAAGAAGTAAGAGCAGATTTTATAATCAGTTCTTCAAATAAATGTATACAGGGAGTTCCAGGTTTTTCTTTTATTGTATGTAGAAAAGATATTTTAGAAAAATGTTCAGGTCAGGCTCGTTCTCTTTCTCTTGATCTTTACAGTCAATGGAAAGTCATGGAGGAAAACAATGGCAAATGGAGGTTCACTTCCCCTACACATACAGTAAGAGCATTTTATCAGGCTCTTTTAGAACTCGAAAAAGAAGGTGGAGTGATTGAAAGAGAAAAAAGATATAGAAAGAATAATACTATTTTGAGAGAGGGAATGAAAAAACTTGGATTTAAATCCCTTATTCCTGAAGAATACCAATCTCCAATAATTACTACTTTCTTTGCACCAAAATCTCCAGATTATAATTTTGAAGACTTTTACTATAAATTAAAAAAAGAAGGATTTGTCATCTATCCGGGAAAAGTTACAGATATAGAAAGTTTCAGAATCGGAAATATTGGAGAGGTATATCCTGATGATATTTATGCCTTACTGAAAGCAGTAGAAAAAGCTGTGAAATAA
- a CDS encoding rubrerythrin, with protein MELKGSKTEKNLMTAFAGESEARNKYTYYASKAKKDGFEQVSKLFEATANNEKEHAKLWFKLLKGGNIPSTIDNLLDAAEGENYEWTDMYAEFAKVAKEEGFTEIARLFEGVAKVEKEHEERYRKLLANIKEEMVFAREEEEAWECMNCGHIHHGKKAPGVCPVCAHPQAYFMIQPKNF; from the coding sequence ATGGAATTAAAAGGATCTAAGACAGAAAAAAACTTAATGACTGCATTTGCTGGGGAATCAGAAGCAAGAAATAAATATACATATTATGCATCAAAAGCTAAAAAAGATGGATTTGAACAAGTATCTAAATTATTTGAAGCAACTGCTAACAATGAAAAAGAACATGCAAAACTTTGGTTCAAACTATTAAAAGGTGGAAATATTCCTTCAACAATAGATAATCTTTTAGATGCTGCTGAAGGTGAAAACTATGAGTGGACAGATATGTATGCTGAGTTTGCAAAAGTAGCAAAAGAAGAAGGATTTACTGAGATTGCAAGATTATTTGAAGGTGTAGCAAAAGTAGAAAAAGAACATGAAGAAAGATATAGAAAATTATTAGCTAATATCAAAGAAGAAATGGTATTTGCTAGAGAAGAAGAAGAAGCATGGGAATGTATGAATTGTGGACATATCCACCATGGAAAAAAAGCTCCAGGAGTATGTCCAGTATGTGCTCATCCACAAGCTTACTTTATGATTCAACCTAAAAATTTCTAA
- a CDS encoding putative acyltransferase: MEFFIKKFDELTTTELYEIGKVRQEVFVVEQNCPYLDFDEKDFDSLHVYLKNEDTDKIICYARVLAPGLSYDTASIGRVMVLSNYRKYGYARKLVLQCIDCVKNIMGKNEITIGAQFYLKDFYSSVGFTAVSDVYDEDGIPHIDMYMKLS, translated from the coding sequence ATGGAATTTTTTATAAAAAAATTTGATGAACTTACAACTACAGAGCTTTATGAAATTGGAAAAGTAAGGCAGGAAGTTTTTGTAGTAGAGCAAAATTGCCCTTATTTAGATTTTGATGAAAAGGACTTTGATTCTCTTCATGTCTATTTAAAAAATGAGGATACTGATAAAATCATTTGTTATGCCAGAGTTTTAGCACCAGGATTATCTTACGATACTGCATCTATCGGAAGAGTTATGGTTTTAAGTAATTATAGGAAATATGGATATGCCAGAAAATTAGTACTGCAATGTATAGACTGTGTAAAAAATATCATGGGAAAAAATGAAATTACTATTGGTGCTCAATTTTATTTAAAAGATTTTTATTCCTCTGTAGGATTTACAGCTGTATCTGATGTATATGATGAAGACGGAATACCTCATATTGATATGTATATGAAGCTTTCATAA